The Gymnodinialimonas sp. 57CJ19 genome includes a window with the following:
- a CDS encoding glycine zipper family protein — protein sequence MKSLTIRAFPATAIAGVCFLTACADSGANYTPILDGTPTPAFQSDLSSCQTLARNQRQFDEDTMGAAVLGAGAGALLGHVDSGGDALGGAIAGALAGGVSGSVEANERRESIVVECLRGRGHAVVG from the coding sequence ATGAAGTCCCTCACGATCAGAGCATTTCCCGCCACCGCGATTGCGGGCGTTTGCTTTCTGACAGCCTGCGCCGATAGCGGCGCGAACTACACGCCCATTCTGGACGGCACGCCGACGCCCGCGTTCCAATCGGACCTATCGTCTTGCCAAACGCTGGCCCGCAACCAACGCCAGTTTGACGAAGACACCATGGGGGCGGCGGTTCTGGGCGCAGGCGCGGGGGCGCTATTGGGCCATGTGGATTCCGGCGGCGATGCCTTGGGCGGCGCGATTGCGGGCGCTTTGGCGGGCGGTGTTTCCGGCTCGGTCGAGGCGAACGAGCGGCGCGAGTCAATTGTTGTGGAATGCCTGCGGGGCCGTGGCCACGCGGTCGTCGGGTAA
- the arsJ gene encoding organoarsenical effux MFS transporter ArsJ, with protein sequence MSDAAAKPRGAAAYVAVTAAYWAFMLTDGALRMLVLLHFHTLGFSPVQLAYLFVLYEVAGVGTNLCAGWIAARFGLTSTLYAGLGLQVGALLALAMLDPSWAMGASVAYVMAVQGASGVAKDLAKMSSKSAVKLLAPSDAGGLFRWVALLTGSKNAVKGVGFLLGAALLASVGFVAAVLGLAVILAVILLAVLIAMPTGLPKGRKGAKFSEVFSKSANVNWLSAARVFLFGARDVWFVVGIPIYFYAVLSDGSEAGNRATFFLIGSFMAGWIILYGLVQANAPRILRAKSRTQADLLGAARQWAWGLAIVPAVLTLAALSTDAPQLWLTIVLVAGLLVFGAVFAVNSALHSYLILSFTHADRVTMDVGFYYMANAAGRLLGTLLSGLTYQVGGLPLMLGTAAVMVAASAMAAGRLAPELKEGTN encoded by the coding sequence GTGAGCGATGCCGCCGCAAAGCCCCGAGGGGCGGCGGCCTATGTCGCTGTCACCGCCGCCTATTGGGCTTTCATGCTGACGGACGGCGCGTTGCGGATGTTGGTGCTGTTGCACTTTCACACGTTGGGCTTTTCGCCGGTGCAATTGGCCTATCTGTTCGTGCTCTATGAAGTGGCGGGTGTGGGCACGAACCTGTGCGCAGGATGGATCGCAGCCCGATTTGGCCTGACCTCCACCCTCTATGCGGGACTTGGATTGCAGGTGGGCGCTTTGTTGGCCTTGGCGATGTTGGACCCGTCTTGGGCGATGGGCGCCTCGGTCGCTTATGTCATGGCGGTACAAGGCGCGAGCGGGGTGGCGAAAGATTTGGCAAAAATGTCCTCCAAATCGGCGGTGAAGCTGCTGGCCCCGTCGGACGCGGGCGGGTTGTTTCGATGGGTGGCCCTGCTGACCGGGTCGAAAAACGCGGTGAAAGGGGTGGGCTTCCTTCTAGGGGCGGCGTTGCTGGCGAGCGTGGGGTTTGTCGCGGCCGTTCTGGGGCTGGCCGTGATCCTTGCCGTGATCTTGCTCGCCGTGCTGATTGCCATGCCCACCGGCCTGCCCAAAGGCCGCAAAGGCGCGAAGTTTTCCGAGGTGTTTTCCAAGTCCGCCAATGTGAACTGGCTCAGCGCCGCAAGGGTGTTTCTATTCGGGGCGCGGGACGTATGGTTCGTTGTTGGCATCCCGATCTATTTCTACGCCGTGCTGTCCGACGGGTCCGAGGCCGGGAACCGCGCCACCTTCTTCCTGATTGGCAGTTTCATGGCGGGTTGGATCATCCTTTACGGGCTTGTCCAGGCCAATGCGCCTCGCATCCTTCGCGCCAAATCCCGGACGCAGGCCGATCTTTTGGGCGCAGCAAGGCAGTGGGCGTGGGGCTTGGCCATCGTGCCCGCCGTCTTGACGTTGGCGGCTTTGTCCACGGACGCGCCGCAGCTCTGGCTGACGATTGTGCTGGTGGCGGGCCTGCTGGTGTTTGGGGCGGTGTTTGCGGTCAATTCCGCACTGCACTCTTACCTGATCCTGTCGTTCACCCACGCTGACCGAGTGACGATGGACGTCGGGTTCTACTACATGGCCAATGCTGCGGGCAGGCTGTTGGGCACGCTTTTGTCTGGCCTGACATATCAGGTCGGCGGCTTGCCCCTGATGCTGGGGACAGCGGCCGTGATGGTGGCGGCATCGGCAATGGCCGCGGGGCGACTGGCCCCGGAACTCAAGGAAGGTACGAACTGA
- a CDS encoding SDR family oxidoreductase yields the protein MKTVFIAGATGYLGRYLCEEYQRRGWYVAALVRDAPRAKSLCADQLIEAEATEPATLVGTMSGADLVISALGITRQADGLGYWDVDYQANLNLLREAEAAGVGRFAYVHVLHAGTMGHVPLVAAKSAFVEALQQSTLPSTVIAPSGYFSDMGDILAMAEAGRVWLFGDGSCLINPIHGADLAHASAEAIAQERPWIDVGGPEVFSLKQVASLAFASREAPTKITLLPDGLRRAALWLLPRVTPRKIHGPAQFFLTAMAQDMVGERHGTHRLSDHFNNTPPQ from the coding sequence ATGAAAACCGTCTTTATTGCAGGAGCCACCGGCTATCTTGGCCGCTACCTCTGCGAAGAATATCAGCGGCGCGGCTGGTACGTTGCAGCCCTTGTGCGCGATGCGCCGCGAGCCAAATCCCTCTGCGCCGATCAGTTGATCGAGGCTGAGGCCACGGAACCGGCCACCTTGGTCGGCACGATGTCTGGCGCGGACCTTGTCATCTCGGCCCTTGGGATCACCCGCCAGGCCGATGGCTTGGGTTACTGGGACGTGGATTATCAAGCCAACCTGAACCTCCTGCGCGAAGCAGAAGCGGCGGGCGTTGGCCGTTTCGCCTATGTCCATGTGCTCCATGCGGGCACCATGGGCCATGTCCCCCTTGTTGCCGCCAAATCCGCCTTCGTGGAGGCGCTGCAACAAAGCACCCTGCCCTCCACCGTGATTGCCCCGTCTGGGTATTTCTCGGACATGGGCGATATTCTGGCGATGGCTGAGGCCGGGCGGGTGTGGCTGTTTGGCGATGGCTCTTGCCTGATCAACCCCATCCACGGCGCGGATCTGGCCCATGCCAGCGCCGAGGCGATTGCTCAGGAACGCCCCTGGATCGACGTAGGCGGGCCCGAAGTCTTTAGCCTGAAACAAGTGGCGAGCCTTGCGTTTGCCAGCCGTGAAGCGCCCACCAAGATCACTCTGCTTCCCGATGGCCTGCGTCGCGCGGCGCTTTGGCTGCTGCCTCGGGTCACGCCGCGCAAAATCCACGGACCAGCGCAGTTCTTCTTGACCGCAATGGCCCAGGACATGGTGGGAGAGCGGCACGGAACGCACCGCTTGTCCGACCATTTCAACAACACGCCTCCCCAGTGA
- a CDS encoding AraC family transcriptional regulator ligand-binding domain-containing protein — protein MSTPTMAAGFAASFADFAVDAGADRESLLQASNVTETDLSNQDNRIPVAAYQAMIAAAIAQTGDTALLLRHTFQSDLETMSVVGQIVHTSASLAHSIEQLNRYMRLMSDEMPRHGGERFELFETPEGLWIVDHEILPATEYIGTETSFARFISEFRTAFPQLTFGISLEVAYAPPPHVDEYPNLFRLPVTFNAPRNALRIDPIWNTPDSDFEPGHAYAFGIFTRHADALLQELETDTTARGLVETHVLPHLHEGSISMDRVAKDVGMSRQTLYRRLKEEGLTFGEVHDALRKRMALDYLSAQKVSVNETAYLLGFSEASSFVRAFKRWTGLSPTAYLSKTA, from the coding sequence ATGAGCACACCTACGATGGCGGCAGGGTTCGCCGCCTCATTCGCAGATTTCGCCGTAGACGCGGGCGCGGACCGTGAAAGCCTGTTGCAAGCCAGCAATGTGACCGAAACGGACCTGAGTAATCAGGACAATCGCATTCCCGTGGCCGCCTATCAGGCCATGATCGCTGCTGCGATCGCTCAGACGGGCGACACGGCCCTGTTGTTGCGCCACACGTTTCAATCCGATCTGGAAACCATGTCGGTTGTGGGCCAGATCGTCCACACCTCTGCCTCGCTTGCCCATTCCATCGAGCAGTTGAACCGATACATGCGGCTGATGTCCGACGAGATGCCCCGCCACGGCGGCGAACGGTTTGAGCTGTTTGAAACGCCCGAGGGGTTGTGGATCGTCGATCACGAGATCCTGCCGGCGACCGAATACATCGGCACCGAAACCAGTTTCGCGCGGTTCATCAGCGAATTCCGCACAGCCTTTCCGCAACTGACCTTCGGAATCAGTCTGGAGGTCGCCTACGCGCCGCCGCCCCATGTGGACGAATACCCCAATCTATTCCGCCTTCCCGTGACCTTCAACGCCCCGCGCAATGCGCTTCGGATTGATCCGATCTGGAACACGCCGGATTCCGATTTCGAACCGGGCCACGCCTATGCGTTCGGCATCTTCACCCGCCACGCTGATGCGCTGTTGCAAGAGCTGGAGACCGACACCACCGCCCGCGGGTTGGTGGAGACCCACGTTCTGCCGCATCTGCACGAGGGCAGCATCTCCATGGACCGTGTCGCCAAAGACGTCGGCATGAGCCGCCAAACCCTCTACCGTCGCCTGAAGGAGGAGGGCCTGACCTTCGGTGAGGTCCACGACGCCCTGCGCAAACGCATGGCGCTGGATTACCTTAGCGCCCAAAAGGTGTCGGTGAATGAGACCGCCTATCTGCTTGGGTTCTCGGAGGCGTCGTCGTTCGTGCGTGCGTTCAAGCGGTGGACGGGGCTCAGCCCCACGGCCTACCTGTCAAAAACCGCCTGA
- a CDS encoding ribokinase, producing MSRLTVVGSFAVGLTIRTPEMPIFGQTILGSDFDFGPGGKGSNQAVGLARLGMDVGLVTCVGKDELANVALNLYREEGVSSDFVIQDDRRATGAGVIVLNSEGNNFIILDMGANELMDRLFVEKASDQIAASDVVMAVLEIPVEAACTAMEIGKAGGAKTILNPAPATPLPDHAFANVDFLTPNESELRILLGLPADDPTGTRDLAMALRERGVGTVIVTMGPNGALVLGPDDDTVVPSPQVEVVDTTGAGDAFNAGFAAALAEGHPLLSSIAVGTAAGAHACTRLGVIPSLATRRELADFSAQTNHQNKGSLNETW from the coding sequence ATGAGCCGTTTAACAGTCGTCGGAAGTTTCGCGGTGGGGCTGACCATTCGCACGCCGGAAATGCCGATCTTTGGGCAAACCATCTTGGGATCAGACTTCGATTTCGGACCGGGCGGAAAGGGCTCTAACCAAGCGGTTGGGCTGGCGCGCCTTGGCATGGATGTGGGTCTTGTGACCTGTGTGGGAAAGGACGAATTGGCCAATGTGGCGCTGAACCTGTACCGCGAAGAAGGCGTTAGCAGTGACTTCGTTATTCAGGATGACCGCCGCGCGACGGGCGCGGGCGTGATCGTGCTGAACTCGGAAGGGAACAACTTCATCATCCTCGACATGGGCGCGAATGAGTTGATGGACCGCCTCTTCGTAGAAAAGGCAAGCGACCAGATTGCCGCCAGTGATGTCGTCATGGCAGTCCTTGAGATCCCGGTAGAAGCGGCCTGTACGGCAATGGAAATCGGCAAGGCAGGTGGGGCCAAGACGATCCTGAACCCTGCGCCCGCCACGCCATTGCCAGATCATGCCTTCGCCAATGTTGATTTCCTGACGCCTAACGAGAGCGAGTTGCGCATTCTGCTGGGTCTGCCCGCCGACGATCCTACCGGCACCCGCGATTTGGCCATGGCCCTGCGAGAGCGCGGCGTGGGAACCGTGATTGTCACAATGGGCCCCAACGGTGCGCTGGTGCTGGGGCCTGATGACGATACCGTCGTACCATCGCCTCAGGTGGAGGTCGTCGATACCACCGGCGCGGGTGATGCGTTTAATGCGGGCTTCGCGGCGGCGTTGGCCGAAGGGCACCCGCTGCTGTCCAGCATCGCTGTGGGCACTGCCGCCGGTGCGCACGCTTGCACGCGTCTTGGCGTCATTCCCAGCCTCGCTACCCGGCGTGAATTGGCTGATTTTAGCGCCCAAACCAACCATCAGAACAAAGGAAGCCTCAATGAAACGTGGTGA
- the rbsD gene encoding D-ribose pyranase, whose translation MKRGELLNAELSAAIAQMGHGDLMIVCDAGFPIPSDAWRIDLAIKQDLPDVQTVLSLINDAFITEKVSYADALPDYNPVLLDYLKDQFDDADHEMIPHEVILGEMAAKAKVIVRTGAFDPWGNVLLYSGVDVPKWFSKPGVVAPPEYAKKLK comes from the coding sequence ATGAAACGTGGTGAATTGCTTAACGCAGAACTGTCGGCGGCCATCGCTCAGATGGGGCACGGCGACTTGATGATCGTGTGCGATGCAGGGTTCCCGATCCCGTCGGACGCCTGGCGGATCGACTTGGCGATCAAGCAGGATTTGCCGGATGTGCAAACGGTGTTGTCCCTGATCAATGATGCTTTCATTACCGAAAAAGTCAGCTACGCAGACGCCTTGCCCGATTATAACCCGGTGCTGCTCGACTACCTCAAGGACCAGTTTGACGACGCCGATCACGAGATGATCCCCCACGAGGTGATCTTGGGCGAAATGGCGGCGAAGGCGAAGGTAATCGTGCGTACAGGGGCGTTTGATCCTTGGGGCAACGTGCTGCTGTATTCCGGTGTTGATGTACCCAAGTGGTTCTCGAAACCCGGTGTCGTCGCGCCGCCAGAATACGCCAAGAAACTCAAGTAA
- a CDS encoding ArsJ-associated glyceraldehyde-3-phosphate dehydrogenase, whose amino-acid sequence MTTYALNGLGRIGKLALKPLLERGAKIAWINDAVGDPEMHAHLLEFDTVHGRWEADFAHDADSVTINGTRLPFIGTRTIAELPLEGVDVVIDCTGVFKTEAALSAYFEAGVKKVVVSAPVKDGNAANIVMGVNDDVYAPDQHRIVTAASCTTNCLAPVVKVIHENLRIKHGSITTIHNVTNTQTIVDRPAKDLRRARSALNSLIPTTTGSATAITLIYPELKGRLNGHAIRVPVLNASLTDCVFEVEKATTAEEVNALFKAAAEGPLKGILGYEERPLVSTDYTNDERSSIVDALSTMVVNGTQVKIYAWYDNEMGYAHRLVDVAMMVGARL is encoded by the coding sequence GTGACGACCTATGCCCTTAACGGTCTTGGCCGCATTGGAAAGCTGGCGTTGAAGCCCTTGCTGGAACGCGGCGCGAAAATTGCCTGGATCAATGACGCCGTGGGCGATCCCGAGATGCACGCGCATTTACTGGAATTCGACACGGTGCACGGGCGGTGGGAAGCTGACTTTGCCCATGATGCCGATAGCGTGACCATCAATGGCACGCGGCTCCCTTTCATCGGGACGCGCACCATCGCGGAGCTGCCTTTGGAAGGCGTGGATGTCGTCATCGACTGCACCGGTGTCTTCAAAACCGAAGCCGCGCTGAGCGCTTATTTTGAGGCGGGGGTGAAAAAAGTTGTGGTCTCGGCTCCGGTGAAGGACGGAAACGCCGCGAATATCGTGATGGGGGTGAACGATGACGTCTATGCACCCGACCAGCACCGCATTGTGACGGCAGCCAGTTGCACCACCAATTGCCTCGCGCCGGTGGTGAAGGTGATCCACGAAAACCTGCGGATCAAGCATGGCTCCATCACCACGATCCATAACGTGACGAACACGCAGACGATCGTGGACCGCCCGGCCAAAGACCTGCGGCGGGCGCGTTCAGCGTTGAACTCTCTGATCCCCACAACCACGGGCAGCGCCACGGCGATCACCCTGATTTATCCCGAGCTGAAGGGTCGCCTGAACGGCCATGCGATTCGGGTGCCGGTGTTGAACGCCTCGCTCACCGATTGCGTGTTTGAGGTTGAAAAGGCCACCACGGCAGAGGAGGTCAACGCGCTGTTCAAGGCCGCCGCCGAGGGGCCGCTGAAAGGCATCCTCGGGTATGAAGAACGGCCCCTTGTCTCCACCGACTACACCAACGACGAACGCTCCAGCATCGTGGACGCCCTCTCCACCATGGTCGTGAACGGGACGCAGGTGAAGATCTACGCTTGGTACGACAACGAAATGGGCTACGCGCATCGCTTGGTTGATGTGGCCATGATGGTCGGGGCCCGCCTGTGA
- a CDS encoding helix-turn-helix domain-containing protein, producing MEILIPNRLSTLGHPQRLAVFRLLMRRYPDRVPATELARALLIKPNTLSTYVNALMQAGLVTQERVGTSLRYAIHMDAARETVDYLLNDCCRGRPEVCVPSAAVPRPDRARKANVLFICTGNSARSIFAESLLRHVAGDRFEAYSAGTNPRDGVNSEALSLLRQSGHDADRLFPQSIADFQTADTPAFDFVFTVCDQAANEECPTWRGQPVSAHWGLPDPVAASGSDAEKARAFQKAFDVLEHRIRGFAALPLASMDSLAVQRAVDALGQSDNEGMLT from the coding sequence ATGGAAATACTAATTCCCAACCGCCTGTCGACCCTTGGTCATCCGCAGCGCCTTGCGGTGTTCCGGCTGCTGATGCGTCGTTATCCAGATCGCGTCCCGGCAACCGAGCTAGCGCGGGCCCTTTTGATCAAGCCCAACACGCTATCCACTTACGTGAACGCGCTGATGCAGGCCGGATTAGTGACGCAGGAAAGGGTCGGCACCTCTTTGCGCTACGCAATCCATATGGATGCGGCCCGCGAAACCGTTGATTATCTGCTGAACGATTGCTGCCGGGGCCGGCCCGAGGTTTGCGTGCCCAGTGCTGCCGTCCCGCGCCCAGACCGCGCCCGCAAGGCCAATGTCCTGTTCATCTGCACCGGGAACTCTGCTCGGTCGATCTTTGCGGAATCGCTATTGCGTCACGTGGCGGGGGACCGGTTCGAGGCCTACTCCGCAGGCACCAATCCACGCGACGGGGTTAATTCTGAGGCGCTTTCCTTGTTGCGCCAAAGCGGGCACGATGCCGATCGGCTCTTCCCCCAAAGCATCGCGGATTTCCAGACCGCCGACACTCCGGCGTTTGATTTCGTCTTTACCGTCTGTGACCAAGCCGCGAATGAAGAGTGCCCGACTTGGCGCGGACAACCCGTCAGCGCCCATTGGGGGCTGCCTGATCCGGTCGCCGCCTCTGGCAGCGATGCGGAAAAGGCCCGTGCGTTTCAAAAGGCGTTTGACGTGCTGGAGCACCGCATAAGGGGCTTTGCCGCGCTGCCGCTCGCCTCCATGGATTCCTTGGCCGTGCAAAGGGCGGTGGATGCCTTGGGCCAATCTGACAACGAAGGAATGCTGACGTGA
- a CDS encoding 3-methyl-2-oxobutanoate hydroxymethyltransferase encodes MTRIFSWAAQVSDRDATVASLKAAKGSFGAFAQVTAETEAEAHAASEAGIEMLVCRASNVAKVRKGAPRAFITAALGFANAITDEEILRTAFAALIDGADAVLTGRRLEVVSLLASEDIPVVGHLGFVPRKSTWVGNIRAVGKTGDEALELFHKFCRLEDAGAFAVECELVPARLMAEITQRSSLVTISLGSGPSAEVAFLFSSDICGETDTVPRHARKYGDLASLNRQVEAERIRALSAFRTDVAGAAFPQDSETATIPDEALEKFLNEVDR; translated from the coding sequence ATGACTCGGATTTTCAGTTGGGCGGCGCAGGTCAGCGACCGTGATGCAACCGTTGCGTCATTGAAAGCGGCAAAGGGCAGCTTTGGGGCCTTTGCCCAAGTGACCGCCGAAACAGAGGCCGAGGCCCATGCCGCGTCTGAGGCCGGGATCGAGATGCTGGTTTGTCGCGCCAGCAACGTGGCCAAAGTCCGCAAGGGTGCACCCCGCGCTTTCATCACCGCCGCGTTGGGGTTCGCCAATGCCATCACGGACGAGGAAATCCTGCGCACAGCCTTCGCCGCCCTGATCGACGGGGCGGATGCTGTGCTGACCGGGCGGCGGCTCGAGGTCGTGTCGCTTCTTGCGTCTGAAGACATCCCCGTCGTGGGCCACCTCGGCTTCGTGCCGCGCAAATCCACATGGGTTGGCAACATCCGCGCTGTCGGCAAAACCGGGGACGAAGCGCTAGAGCTGTTTCACAAGTTCTGCCGCCTTGAAGATGCCGGGGCCTTCGCCGTGGAATGTGAGCTGGTGCCCGCGCGCCTGATGGCGGAAATCACGCAGCGATCAAGCCTTGTGACCATCTCACTGGGGTCTGGTCCAAGCGCCGAGGTGGCGTTTCTGTTCTCTTCCGACATCTGCGGAGAAACTGACACTGTGCCTCGCCACGCCCGCAAATATGGGGATCTTGCCAGCCTTAATCGGCAGGTTGAAGCAGAGCGTATCCGTGCGCTCAGCGCGTTCCGCACAGATGTGGCTGGCGCGGCGTTTCCGCAAGATAGCGAGACTGCGACGATCCCGGATGAAGCGTTGGAAAAGTTTCTGAACGAAGTGGACCGCTAA